In one window of Methanosarcina vacuolata Z-761 DNA:
- the nikB gene encoding nickel ABC transporter permease, producing the protein MECLRASEVKRPISENDRNVRRIPMWKYIAKRLAMVLVVISGVTLVSFFAMYLAPGDPAELIALERYGQDLDASQIESVREAEGLDAPVYFQYFIWLDHLLHLDLGRSIITSDEVLEEILLKLPATIELTVAGLLISLLIALPIGILSALQKNTLLDNCCAFFSLIGISIPNFWLGILLIWLFSLTLHIFPSYGHGSLNHLALPALTLGISMSSVTARLTRASLMEVMEKEYILAARARGFDEYTILLRHALKNALLPVVTFAGMQLGYLLGGAVIVETIFSWPGIGKLLVDSIFARDFSMVQGCVLFIAVLFSLSSLAVDILYAVLDPRIRYDMYD; encoded by the coding sequence ATGGAATGTCTGAGAGCATCAGAAGTTAAGAGACCGATATCAGAAAATGACAGAAACGTAAGAAGAATACCTATGTGGAAGTACATTGCAAAGCGCTTGGCCATGGTGTTAGTAGTAATATCAGGGGTTACTCTTGTTTCTTTTTTTGCTATGTACCTTGCGCCAGGAGATCCTGCTGAGCTCATAGCTCTTGAGAGATATGGACAGGATCTCGATGCAAGCCAGATTGAATCCGTCAGGGAAGCAGAAGGACTTGATGCTCCTGTTTATTTCCAGTACTTTATATGGCTGGATCATCTCTTGCATCTTGATCTTGGGAGATCTATTATAACCTCTGATGAGGTCCTTGAAGAAATTCTTTTGAAGTTACCGGCAACTATAGAACTTACAGTTGCAGGCTTATTAATCTCTCTCCTAATCGCCTTACCTATAGGAATTCTGAGCGCTCTCCAGAAAAATACTCTGCTTGATAATTGTTGCGCGTTTTTTTCCCTGATAGGTATTTCCATCCCTAACTTCTGGCTTGGAATTCTTCTGATCTGGCTTTTTTCCCTGACTCTTCATATTTTTCCTAGCTATGGGCATGGAAGCCTGAATCACCTTGCTCTTCCTGCTCTAACCCTTGGAATTTCAATGTCTTCAGTTACGGCCAGACTTACCCGAGCTAGCCTTATGGAGGTGATGGAGAAGGAATATATTTTGGCTGCACGTGCCAGAGGGTTTGATGAGTATACTATCCTTTTACGGCATGCACTGAAAAATGCCTTACTCCCAGTTGTTACATTTGCAGGAATGCAATTGGGTTATCTTCTTGGAGGAGCTGTTATTGTGGAAACAATTTTCTCTTGGCCAGGTATCGGAAAACTTCTTGTTGACTCGATCTTTGCAAGAGACTTCTCTATGGTTCAGGGATGTGTTCTTTTTATCGCAGTGCTCTTTTCTCTTTCCAGCCTTGCAGTAGATATATTGTATGCAGTGCTTGACCCGAGAATCAGGTATGACATGTATGATTGA
- the nikC gene encoding nickel ABC transporter permease subunit NikC: MTCMIENIKMAEKLSMNKKRLSLWLSLWEFKKNRLALFGILFIAILCFLALFAPYISPNDPFVQRLDKQFLGPCREYPLGTDEFGRCIFSRVIYGTRISLGIGILVVAVTSIAGTSLGLLSGYKGGLFDEILMRGVDVMLAFPNIILALMIAGLLGPGFLSVVLSLSLTQWPVYARLVRGQVLSLKKRDFVEAARALRPSNFYIMRKHILPNCMEPVIVLGTLEIAHVIIFASALSFLGLGIQPPTPEWGSMLKSGIPYLRISPHLCFIPGLMIMLTVFAFNFAADGLRASLGQAAKQEVLDR, translated from the coding sequence ATGACATGTATGATTGAAAATATAAAAATGGCTGAAAAACTTTCTATGAATAAAAAAAGGCTAAGTCTATGGCTAAGTCTATGGGAGTTTAAAAAAAACAGACTTGCGCTCTTTGGCATTTTGTTTATTGCTATCCTGTGTTTTCTGGCCCTATTTGCTCCCTATATCTCTCCAAATGATCCTTTTGTCCAGAGACTTGATAAACAATTTCTTGGCCCCTGTCGTGAATACCCTTTAGGAACTGATGAATTTGGGCGCTGCATTTTTTCAAGAGTAATTTATGGCACACGTATCTCTCTTGGCATTGGAATTCTCGTTGTTGCAGTTACATCCATTGCAGGTACCTCTCTGGGGTTGCTTTCAGGGTACAAAGGAGGCCTTTTTGATGAAATCCTTATGAGAGGTGTAGACGTGATGCTGGCTTTTCCCAATATCATTCTTGCCCTTATGATAGCAGGACTGCTGGGACCGGGGTTTTTAAGTGTCGTCCTTTCTCTTTCCCTTACTCAATGGCCTGTTTATGCAAGGCTTGTACGTGGACAGGTTCTCTCTTTAAAAAAGAGAGATTTTGTGGAAGCGGCAAGGGCTCTTAGACCCTCAAATTTCTACATCATGCGAAAACATATACTTCCAAACTGCATGGAGCCTGTAATCGTTCTTGGGACTCTTGAGATTGCCCATGTAATAATCTTTGCCTCCGCTCTGAGTTTTCTAGGACTTGGAATCCAGCCTCCGACGCCTGAATGGGGCTCTATGCTCAAATCCGGAATTCCATACCTGCGCATATCTCCTCACCTTTGTTTTATTCCAGGTCTCATGATTATGCTTACAGTTTTTGCTTTCAATTTTGCAGCAGACGGACTAAGGGCCAGCTTGGGACAGGCTGCTAAACAGGAGGTGCTGGA